The Commensalibacter nepenthis genome has a window encoding:
- a CDS encoding helix-turn-helix domain-containing protein, whose translation MSLLSVKEYHFLSEHFEDDLHRHECVQLLVIKKGLIRVETQASCSVVTEKDGIWIIAGATHKLTMLKDTSLYSIYVDPFARADFPYKTQVVNVSPLMHALMPNLVGIDSNYLPHSIEEWTIELFLNELRSLSDLYAFELPYPKDPEYQMICHYISENLDYPWSVADFSKRLKVSDRTVTRQFYKQTGLSFIEWLRRKRMQVALELLTSGEPITQVALQVGYDSPSAFTTVFKQRLGFTPRDYVNKVMGKV comes from the coding sequence TTGTCTCTTTTATCCGTTAAAGAATATCATTTTTTAAGCGAACATTTCGAAGATGATTTACATCGGCATGAATGTGTTCAGTTATTGGTGATTAAAAAAGGGCTTATTCGTGTTGAAACGCAGGCCAGCTGTTCGGTGGTGACTGAAAAAGACGGTATTTGGATTATTGCTGGGGCAACCCATAAACTGACGATGTTGAAGGACACGTCTTTATATAGTATTTATGTCGATCCGTTTGCGCGTGCAGATTTTCCTTATAAAACCCAAGTGGTTAATGTCTCACCGTTAATGCACGCTTTGATGCCGAATCTGGTAGGGATCGATAGCAATTATTTACCACATTCTATTGAGGAATGGACGATTGAGCTGTTTTTAAATGAGTTACGATCTTTGTCGGATTTATATGCATTTGAATTGCCTTATCCAAAAGACCCAGAGTATCAAATGATCTGTCATTATATTTCTGAAAATTTAGATTATCCATGGTCTGTAGCTGATTTCTCTAAACGCTTAAAAGTTAGTGATCGTACGGTAACACGTCAATTTTATAAACAAACAGGATTAAGTTTTATCGAATGGCTACGCAGAAAACGCATGCAAGTTGCTTTGGAGTTGTTGACCTCTGGCGAACCGATTACTCAAGTTGCGTTACAAGTGGGTTATGATAGTCCCAGTGCATTTACGACCGTGTTTAAGCAAAGGCTAGGATTTACGCCGAGGGACTATGTGAATAAGGTGATGGGTAAGGTTTGA